The Rhizoctonia solani chromosome 4, complete sequence genome contains a region encoding:
- a CDS encoding succinate dehydrogenase assembly factor 2: protein MQRLMLRNVVRAHLRDAHGTSLALRHTSSKPGSSSFSDPFPLPLSRDVPAAESNSSSNDGLDESLLPPPVPRHNESLATLRARLVYQTRKRGTLESDLLLSTFAKEHLSKMSEHELREFDKLLDEPDWDIYYWAINKKQPPAKWEGTALLDKLRVHAKNEGKVVRSMPALGGWTSSLSASQGSSKE from the exons ATGCAAAGGCTGATGTTACGAAATGTCGTTCGGGCTCACTTGAGGGATGCACATGGCACGAGTCTGGCGCTCAGACACACGAGTTCCAAGCCAGGGAGCTCCTCATTCTCGGATCCGTTTCCTTTACCGCTGTCGAGAGATGTCCCGGCGGCCGAGAGCAACAGCAGCTCCAACGATGGGCTCGACGAATCACTGCTGCCCCCTCCTGTTCCTCGCCATAACGAATCCTTGGCCACTCTTCGAGCACGCCTAGTATATCAAACTCGCAAACGTGGGACACTGGAATCAGACTTGCTATTGAGCACGTTTGCCAAGGAACACCTTTCGAAGATGTCGGAGCACGAGCTGAGAGAGTTCGACAAG TTGCTAGATGAACCCGATTGGGACATTTATTACTGGGCCATCAACAAGAAGCAACCGCCGGCGAAATGGGAAGGTACAGCACTGCTCGACAAATTGCGTGTTCACGCCAAAAATGAGGGCAAGGTGGTACGAAGCATGCCTGCTTTGGGCGGGTGGACCTCGTCGCTTTCAGCCTCTCAGGGATCGAGCAAAGAGTGA
- a CDS encoding glycosyltransferase family 32 protein, with the protein MQRPRAASVRLPLYDTRIITGNGHSTHASHRRAASPDSAEYRAAGPSKRRRRIHFALPRRPKTWVSFLKWILGFLVLCLFALWRLWEPHIEIMFFRRSWIREEVLKVEPLAGCFRPENIARTSYNASWALDRPKRWEIQAGVPLRMGMDCYDFAGTVGRDKAQDTAEKHHTYFHTYWRKDLNPFGERQSWMLKSFFATQDLAHSTLILWSNGDLRDNKYVMQFTSRYPSTIFQVRRVNVDQLAKGTSLEGSSLLHQRDKRAWVDGDLIRLLVTWAEGGIWIDMDSLLTRDLSPLLEHEFVTQWDCYGKQLQFKGARAALISCLDKLYTPLNGALMHFYKHSPYLCEAFHIIGTSPPPRPGTTDWGSSLYLKVWRRLVHEGIQPFKVLPFCFSDGRSCRLDNRLPDPFKKDPAKWGEGRITAGDKTGLAEGGELDVALGNVFSVHLHNQWEKAFPPGGWVERLLLNRYDSRLSRWKRSEVPPEEAS; encoded by the coding sequence ATGCAACGACCCCGAGCGGCATCTGTGAGACTCCCCTTGTACGACACTCGGATCATTACCGGTAACGGGCACAGCACCCATGCCAGCCATAGAAGGGCAGCCTCTCCGGATTCGGCTGAATACCGTGCGGCAGGACCATCGAAAAGACGGCGGCGGATTCACTTTGCTCTGCCCCGACGTCCCAAGACCTGGGTATCTTTCTTGAAGTGGATCCTGGGCTTTCTTGTCCTCTGTTTGTTTGCCCTCTGGAGACTATGGGAGCCCCATATCGAAATCATGTTCTTCCGGCGCAGCTGGATCAGAGAAGAGGTCCTCAAGGTAGAGCCCCTTGCTGGCTGTTTTCGCCCAGAAAACATCGCCCGCACCTCGTATAATGCGTCATGGGCCCTCGATAGGCCCAAACGCTGGGAAATACAGGCGGGTGTGCCCTTGCGGATGGGTATGGACTGCTACGACTTTGCCGGAACAGTTGGGCGAGACAAAGCCCAAGACACAGCCGAGAAACACCACACTTACTTTCATACTTACTGGCGAAAGGATCTGAACCCATTTGGCGAGCGACAATCATGGATGCTCAAGTCCTTTTTCGCTACTCAGGATCTGGCTCACTCGACCCTTATTCTCTGGTCAAACGGGGACCTTCGTGATAATAAATACGTCATGCAATTTACCTCTAGGTACCCCAGCACTATTTTTCAAGTACGTCGTGTCAATGTCGATCAGTTGGCAAAAGGGACCAGCCTAGAGGGGTCCTCGTTGCTCCATCAGCGAGATAAACGGGCCTGGGTCGACGGTGATCTGATTCGTTTGTTGGTTACGTGGGCAGAAGGTGGCATATGGATAGACATGGACTCGTTACTCACAAGAGATCTGTCTCCGCTCCTAGAGCACGAATTTGTCACCCAATGGGACTGTTATGGTAAGCAACTCCAATTTAAGGGGGCTCGGGCAGCGTTAATCTCCTGCCTAGATAAGCTTTACACGCCACTAAATGGCGCCTTGATGCACTTTTACAAACATTCCCCATACTTGTGTGAAGCTTTCCATATCATCGGCACCTCTCCTCCGCCTCGTCCGGGTACCACAGACTGGGGTTCTTCCTTGTACCTCAAGGTATGGCGTCGGCTTGTTCATGAGGGAATCCAACCTTTCAAAGTCCTGCCATTTTGTTTTTCTGACGGTCGAAGTTGTCGTCTCGACAATCGGCTACCTGACCCCTTCAAAAAGGACCCTGCGAAATGGGGCGAGGGTCGAATCACAGCGGGAGACAAGACCGGGCTAGCCGAGGGTGGAGAGCTGGATGTTGCACTCGGCAACGTGTTTTCCGTGCATTTGCACAATCAGTGGGAAAAGGCCTTCCCACCTGGAGGCTGGGTCGAGCGATTATTACTGAACCGGTATGATTCACGTCTATCACGATGGAAACGGTCCGAGGTACCGCCAGAAGAGGCCTCATAA
- a CDS encoding DEAD/DEAH box helicase codes for MASATNNSSASNEDWKSGLRAPPKDDRPQTEDVTATKGLEFEDMGLRRELLMGIFEAGFERPSPIQEEAIPVALTRRDILARAKNGTGKTAAFTIPSLQQVDPTKPKIQAMLLTPTRELALQTAQVCKNLGKHMGINVMVTTGGTTLKDDIIRLSEAVHVLVGTPGRILDLAGKQVADLSQCRVFVMDEADKLLSPEFTPVMEQLLSFVPSDRQVMLFSATFPMIVKQFKDKHMKSPHEINLMDELTLRGVTQYYAFVEERQKVHCLNTLFAKLQINQSIIFCNSTNRVELLAKKVTELGYSCFYSHAKMVQSARNRVFHDFRNGVCRNLVCSDLLTRGIDIQAVNVVINFDFPKHSETYLHRIGRSGRFGHLGLAINLITYDDRFNLYRIEQELGTEIQPIPAEINKSLYVAPSAIDEPAGQVPSNRGSGPESNNRSGTNGQPTDGSSPVMAVHMGVKAAGNLGGTSWGRAQRTRCSSPEINRVNK; via the exons ATGGCATCCGCAACTAACAATTCATCGGC TTCTAATGAGGACTGGAAGTCTGGGCTACGCGCACCACCTAAAGATGATCGCCCTCAAACCGAG GACGTGACTGCTACCAAAGGGCTCGAATTCGAGGACATGGGACTCCGACGCGAATTACTGATGGGAATTTTCGAAGCCGGTTTCGAGCGCCCCTCACCGATCCAAGAAGAAGCTATCCCCGTCGCACTCACTCGGCGAGACATTCTGGCCCGCGCGAAAAACGGTACTGGTAAAACTGCAGCGTTCACTATTCCTTCGTTACAGCAAGTCGACCCCACGAAACCCAAGATCCAAGCAATGCTTCTGACCCCTACTCGAGAACTTGCCCTCCAAACGGCCCAAGTTTGTAAAAACTTGGGGAAACACATGGGCATTAACGTGATGGTTACGACCGGAGGGACCACCCTTAAAGATGATATCATCCGTCTCTCCGAGGCGGTCCACGTCTTGGTGGGTACGCCGGGTCGAATTCTGGATCTTGCCGGCAAGCAAGTGGCCGATTTGTCCCAATGTCGCGTGTTTGTCATGGACGAGGCGGATAAGCTGCTATCGCCGGAATTCACGCCAGTGATGGAGCAATTGTTGTCGTTTGTCCCGTCGGATCGCCAGGTTATGCTTTTCAGCGCGACGTTCCCGATGATCGTCAAGCAATTCAAG GACAAGCATATGAAGTCCCCGCACGAGATCAACCTGATGGACGAGCTAACGCTACGTGGTGTAACTCAGTATTACGCTTTTGTGGAGGAGCGCCAGAAGGTTCACTGCCTCAATACATTATTTGCCAAG CTTCAAATCAACCAATCAATTATCTTCTGTAACTCGACGAACCGTGTCGAGCTATTAGCCAAGAAGGTTACGGAACTTGGGTACTCGTGCTTCTACTCCCACGCAAAAATGGTTCAATCCGCTCGCAATCGCGTTTTTCACGATTTCCGCAATGGCGTATGCCGCAACTTGGTGTGCTCAG ATCTCCTGACACGTGGTATCGACATCCAGGCGGTTAACGTTGTGATTAACTTTGACTTTCCAAAGCATTCGGAAACCTACTTGCATCGTATTGGTCGCTCTGGCCGTTTTGGACATCTGGGTCTGGCGATCAACCTCATTACTTACGACGATAGGTTCAACCTATATCGCATTGAGCAAGAGTTGGGGACGGAGATCCAGCCAATTCCAGCCGAGATTAACAAGAGCCTCTACGTTGCGCCAAGTGCGATTGACGAGCCTGCGGGCCAGGTTCCGAGCAACCGCGGCTCTGGACCCGAGTCTAACAACCGCTCGGGAACCAACGGTCAACCAACGGATGGCAGCAGCCCCGTAATGGCGGTGCACATGGGGGTCAAGGCCGCGGGCAACCTAGGGGGGACATCGTGGGGGAGGGCCCAACGGACGCGGTGCAGCTCCCCAGAGATAAATCGTGTGAACAAATGA
- a CDS encoding RNI-like protein, with product MQNLDLLFRALGLGQPQLKDGLASKTHVDLYDYGLSGQQGMMPNGFIFLLSTFPRDELTDMCLGAEVVLQQIRLTPYITHINLGHNPLGDLGLSMIIDFLCLNRHLDIEELNLNGCGINDLGLSIISRYIQDNTALRRLCLGGNNISGSSTSTKAFAAALNRSRVQVVTLANNERLSDKFIVHFLGHLNAPYLRELHLSRAGLTRSSLPALNKYLTSPACYGLRGLHLNANHLSNKGLKGLIESLLAGNTTLYRMEVFANSMKTDGVESRDDSSLPEIASAALQLALERNAVRLRRVEYESRELLVIARTLLLVREPQTRQPVHNPSAFPWRRLVPELQHYILRFLHVTLSDAQHIRICNYASSITTLPVLFSNHVDKSKRRHEWIEDYLLAVGCNRFEGRLLA from the exons ATGCAGAACCTAGATCTGCTGTTTAGAGCGCTGGGACTAGGCCAACCACAGCTTAAAGACGGGTTAGCATCCAAAACCCATGTAGACCTATATGATTATGGCCTTAGCGGGCAACAAGGTATGATGCCCAACGGATTCATTTTCCTACTCAGTACTTTCCCTCGCGATGAATTGACCGATATGTGTTTAGGAGCGGAGGTTGTATTGCAACAAATCAGACTTACACCCTATATCACACATATCAACCTGGGACACAATCCGCTCGGCGACTTGGGCTTATCAATGATCATTGACTTCCTATGTCTGAACCGGCACTTGGACATCGAGGAGCTCAATCTAAACGGCTGCGGCATCAACGATCTTGGCCTCAGTATCATTTCGCGTTACATTCAAGATAATACAGCGTTGAGAAGACTGTGTTTGGGGGGT AACAACATATCAGGTTCTAGCACGTCGACCAAAGCCTTCGCCGCCGCCCTGAACCGTTCCCGGGTTCAGGTGGTAACCTTGGCCAATAACGAGAGGCTATCGGACAAGTTTATTGTCCATTTTTTGGGTCATTTGAATGCCCCGTATCTCCGAGAGCTTCATCTCTCCAGAGCGGGACTCACTAGATCCTCATTGCCGGCACTGAACAAGTACCTCACATCTCCAGCTTGTTACGGCCTACGAGGTCTTCACCTCAATGCAAACCATCTCTCAAATAAAGGACTAAAAGGTTTGATTGAAAGCCTTTTGGCGGGAAATACCACTTTATACAGAATGGAGGTATTCGCTAATAGCATGAAGACCGACGGAGTAGAATCAAGAGATGATTCGTCGCTTCCAGAGATCGCCTCGGCTGCACTTCAACTCGCGTTGGAGCGCAATGCTGTGAGGCTTAGAAGGGTAGAATACGAATCGAGAGAACTTTTGGTCATAGCGAGAACGCTGCTCCTCGTCCGTGAGCCCCAAACGCGACAGCCAGTACATAATCCGTCGGCATTTCCGTGGCGGCGATTGGTACCTGAACTCCAACACTATATCCTGCGATTCTTGCATGTCACACTATCTGACGCGCAACACATCCGCATTTGCAATTACGCGTCCAGTATAACCACTCTACCAGTTCTCTTTTCGAACCATGTCGATAAATCGAAGCGTAGGCACGAGTGGATCGAAGACTACTTGCTCGCTGTGGGCTGCAATAGATTTGAAGGACGGCTACTGGCATAG